Genomic segment of Mastomys coucha isolate ucsf_1 unplaced genomic scaffold, UCSF_Mcou_1 pScaffold23, whole genome shotgun sequence:
tctccctcccttcctttccttccttttctttttttcttctcttttctttttcttagcagTTTCATGTTACCCAGACTTGCCTCAGAGCATCTCTAGTACCTCCATCTTATagtttaagacttatttttagcagggcagtggtgatgcacgcctttagtcccagcacttgggaggcagaggcaggcggatttctgagttcgaggccagcctggtctacagagtgagtttcaggaaagccagacCTACACAGtctaccctgtctccaaaaaaaaaaaaaaaaaaaccaacttatttttattatttcaaataatgtGTGTACATTCCTGCACAtgagggtggtgtgtgtgtgtgtgtgtgtgtgtgtgtgtgagtactcAAAGACACCagaggtgttggattccctggagctagagttacaggtggttgtgaacacCCGCATGGCAGCTAACCACAgtctataattccagttgcagaggatccaacaccttctcctggcctctagGGCgctgcacacacatgctgcaaAGACAtcacagaaaacataaaagtacATAAATCTTTGTGAAATGTGTTAAAACAGACATGTGCTGCGTACTTTCTCAGCGCGCTTCTTCCTAGGCGATGCTCCTCGGACTCTCTGTAGCACGTCTGCTTGCCAATCTCCCTCTCCCAGAACCGCTTGAGCTCATGGCAAGTGTTCCTACAGAAGACCTCTCGACGGACATACTGATTGTTCATCCCctgaaaaagaaaggagacattGAAGCCCTTCAGAGAATGATCCTTGGATTCTGCAGGATTCAGGATCCATTTGAATACAGACTGCAGTTTTCTTATGACCCTGAGCAGCCACAGAACCTGAAGCACCCAGCCTCCGTGGAGCATCTCTTGTCAACACACAGTAAGAACTGAAGACGGAAGGTCCAAGCATGGAGAGTGGAGTGTACCTGGTCAGGAGTGCCGTGACCACCAGTCTGGAGGAAAATTCTGTCATTCTCCTTCACTGGAGGGAGAACCATTCCTTAGCAGTAAGCACAGGCATATGTGCTGTGGGTTTGAGGCACCTGCATGAACTAGCCAGTGACTCACAGAGCGGTGACAGAAACCACCTGTGTCATCTGAGTGATAGCCTGACAAACTCGGTACTTCTGAGACTTTGAGCCTTCTGCTCAAGGAGTGTGTGACAAGGAGTGATCTCAGGGTTTGATAACAACCAACACCAAGGTTTGAGCCTTCTGCTCAAGGAGTATGTGACAAGGAG
This window contains:
- the Fam240a gene encoding protein FAM240A, encoding MNNQYVRREVFCRNTCHELKRFWEREIGKQTCYRESEEHRLGRSALRKLREEWKQRLETKLRLRNNPDEAEKQTNVG